From a region of the Mercurialis annua linkage group LG1-X, ddMerAnnu1.2, whole genome shotgun sequence genome:
- the LOC126654050 gene encoding probable E3 ubiquitin-protein ligase RHG1A isoform X2 produces the protein MQGRRSLIDSLPEILDFDHGSSSGNAIIDQQICWNNMQNPAENQLPEFMLSPSRVNNAYISPVDQERHNLSGWSLGEPSSSGAQNDASREVQKCEHGRSSSASTSAIAGSRLEGRRYEPTNILSLDSINMDPQFMQSSNAVPHNLNLNAGFVARGSDNGPVMESSNMYKSGRTQNEWNSSASGSATFLHPSGSGGYIAEENDSRPGTSLDGRRQSCKRKAIEGHIGQSSASENSSFFQGSESNAWGGAPSRYDAGRSLSISAPSEQVNPRLGLGLRGLASDSIPDPTAAGRPETSQRNFRLRINPSNQESAPSGLFSTGSAVRRSSVPSSHRSSRLLPIDHSLDFRLPGVDSATSHSQPVVVPVPALPQNLPSFRWNEGSSSRTASASSSMNFPDREEARSRNITGNIWEHPMFIPATDLRSSVRNPAGRGVTGGTPSIPGNNIASASRTGSGSGAHPASAPTWVSQTTPSSRNSRRLAELVRRSLFPASADSGGQSSTHSLLPSGPPGSSEEAMHSSGISSQGHHRSYPRSASWVERHGDNVLGVPYPLRTLAANGEGRGRLLVSEIRNVLDLMRRGESLRFEDVMILDQSVFFGVADVHDRHRDMRLDVDNMSYEELLALEERIGNVSTGLSEETVLNRLKQRKYSVAVGTEVEAEPCCVCQEEYKNGEDVGTLNCGHDFHTGCIKQWLMLKNWCPICKTSGLAS, from the exons ATGCAAGGGCGGAGGAGTCTCATCGATTCTTTACCAGAAATCTTGGACTTCGACCATGGATCTTCATCGGGCAATGCCATTATAGATCAGCAAATTTGCTGGAATAACATGCAAAATCCTGCAGAAAATCAATTACCAGAATTTATGCTATCACCTAGTCGCGTTAATAATGCATACATTAGTCCTGTTGATCAAGAGCGACATAATTTGAGCGGCTGGAGTTTGGGTGAACCAAGTTCAAGTGGAGCTCAGAATGACGCAAGTCGTGAAGTGCAGAAATGTGAACACGGGCGGTCTTCTTCTGCGAGTACTAGTGCTATAGCTGGCTCAAGGTTAGAAGGAAGGCGATACGAACCAACCAATATTCTCTCATTGGACAGTATTAATATGGACCCTCAATTTATGCAGAGTTCCAATGCAGTTCCACATAATCTCAACTTGAATGCAGGTTTTGTGGCTCGTGGCAGTGATAATGGTCCAGTCATGGAAAGCTCAAACATGTACAAGTCTGGCAGAACACAAAATGAATGGAATTCTTCTGCTAGTGGTTCGGCTACTTTCTTGCATCCTTCTGGTAGTGGTGGATACATTGCAGAAGAGAATGATAGCAGGCCGGGTACTTCACTGGATGGTCGCCGCCAATCTTGCAAGAGAAAGGCGATTGAGGGACATATTGGACAATCCTCAGCCAGTGAAAATTCAAGTTTCTTTCAGGGCTCAGAGAGTAATGCGTGGGGAGGTGCTCCATCCCGTTATGATGCAGGTAGAAGTTTAAGTATCTCTGCTCCATCTGAGCAGGTGAACCCCAGGCTTGGACTAGGTCTGAGAGGATTAGCTTCTGATAGCATTCCTGACCCAACAGCAGCAGGACGGCCAGAAACATCGCAAAGAAATTTCCGTTTGAGAATAAATCCTTCAAATCAAGAATCTGCTCCCTCTGGTTTATTTTCCACAGGGAGTGCTGTAAGGCGTTCTAGTGTACCATCTTCTCACCGCTCGTCAAGACTTCTTCCTATTGACCATTCTCTAGATTTTAGGTTACCGGGTGTAGATAGTGCAACTTCTCATAGTCAGCCTGTTGTTGTTCCTGTTCCAGCTTTGCCTCAAAATTTGCCATCATTTAGATGGAACGAAGGCTCTAGCTCTAGAACTGCCAGTGCTTCAAGTTCTATGAATTTTCCTGACAGAGAGGAAGCCAGATCAAGAAACATAACAGGAAACATATGGGAACATCCTATGTTTATACCAGCCACTGACTTGAGAAGTTCAGTTAGAAACCCGGCAGGTAGAGGTGTTACTGGTGGAACTCCAAGTATTCCTGGAAATAATATTGCTTCTGCATCTCGGACTGGCTCAGGTTCGGGTGCCCATCCTGCTTCTGCTCCAACTTGGGTTTCTCAAACAACTCCTTCTTCAAGAAATTCTAGGAGATTAGCCGAATTGGTTCGTCGATCACTTTTTCCTGCAAGCGCAGATTCTGGAGGCCAAAGCAGTACACATTCTCTACTGCCTTCAGGCCCTCCTGGTTCCTCTGAAGAAGCAATGCATTCTTCTGGAATTAGTAGTCAAGGGCATCATCGATCATATCCAAGATCAGCATCGTGGGTCGAGCGACATGGTGATAATGTGCTTGGCGTTCCCTATCCATTGCGAACTTTGGCCGCAAACGGTGAAGGAAGAGGCAGGCTTCTTGTATCTGAG ATTCGCAATGTCTTGGATCTCATGCGGAGGGGCGAGAGCTTGCGTTTTGAG GATGTCATGATTCTTGACCAATCTGTATTTTTTGGAGTTGCTGATGTGCATGATAGGCATAGGGATATGCGGCTAGATGTTGATAACATGTCATACGAG GAGTTGTTAGCATTGGAGGAGCGTATTGGAAATGTTAGTACCGGATTGAGTGAAGAAACTGTATTGAATCGACTAAAACAGCGGAAGTATTCTGTTGCAGTAGGAACTGAAGTGGAAGCGGAACCTTGCTGCGTTTGTCAG GAGGAATATAAAAACGGAGAAGATGTCGGTACGCTGAATTGCGGGCATGATTTTCATACCGGCTGTATCAAACAGTGGTTGATGCTTAAGAATTGGTGCCCCATTTGTAAAACATCGGGGCTTGCTTCCTAA
- the LOC126673773 gene encoding transcription factor bHLH95-like gives MSATKPYHQSLKRNSVDSNNSVNSSSCTETKKNKMETSVAAQKRNRRGFSSRNGETVNSSGESEHEVHILTERERRKKMRTMFTNLHALLPQLPAKADKTTIVDEAIKYVKTLEETLQTLEKRRQEKLKGATNYTDHSSEPSVITIQTETIESQSREAFLASHQGPAKSFSMNTNMPYMFPVSLSNPTCFQTWFSANVVMNMCGDDAQISVCSLKRPDLLTSIFYILEKHKLDVVSSHISSDQFRSIYMIHVHAGAAYGQYPEALSVEDTFKLAAGEMNLWVLSS, from the exons ATGTCTGCAACCAAACCCTATCATCAATCCTTAAAAAGAAACTCTGTCGATTCAAATAATTCAGTTAATAGTAGTTCTTGCActgaaacgaaaaaaaataagatGGAAACTTCAGTTGCTGCTCAAAAGAGAAACAGAAGAGGGTTTTCATCAAGAAATGGAGAGACTGTTAATTCTAGTGGTGAATCTGAACATGAAGTTCATATATTGACTGAAAgagaaagaaggaaaaagatgaGGACTATGTTTACCAATCTTCATGCTTTGCTTCCTCAGCTTCCTGCTAAG GCAGACAAGACCACCATTGTTGATGAAGCAATAAAATACGTTAAAACCCTCGAAGAAACTCTCCAAACGCTTGAGAAACGAAGGCAAGAAAAGCTCAAAGGAGCAACTAATTATACCGATCACAGCAGTGAACCATCAGTAATCACAATACAAACAGAAACAATCGAATCTCAATCTCGTGAAGCATTTTTGGCAAGTCATCAAGGACCAGCAAAGAGTTTCTCCATGAACACAAACATGCCTTATATGTTTCCCGTCTCTCTAAGTAACCCTACTTGCTTTCAGACATGGTTCTCGGCGAATGTTGTAATGAACATGTGCGGTGACGATGCTCAGATCAGCGTGTGTTCATTGAAAAGGCCGGATTTACTCACCAGCATCTTCTATATACTGGAGAAGCATAAATTGGATGTAGTTTCTTCTCATATTTCCTCCGATCAGTTTCGTAGCATTTACATGATCCATGTTCAT GCTGGTGCAGCTTATGGTCAGTATCCAGAGGCGTTGTCAGTGGAAGATACATTCAAGTTAGCAGCTGGAGAGATGAACTTATGGGTTTTGTCATCTTGA
- the LOC126654050 gene encoding probable E3 ubiquitin-protein ligase RHG1A isoform X1: MQGRRSLIDSLPEILDFDHGSSSGNAIIDQQICWNNMQNPAENQLPEFMLSPSRVNNAYISPVDQERHNLSGWSLGEPSSSGAQNDASREVQKCEHGRSSSASTSAIAGSRLEGRRYEPTNILSLDSINMDPQFMQSSNAVPHNLNLNAGFVARGSDNGPVMESSNMYKSGRTQNEWNSSASGSATFLHPSGSGGYIAEENDSRPGTSLDGRRQSCKRKAIEGHIGQSSASENSSFFQGSESNAWGGAPSRYDAGRSLSISAPSEQVNPRLGLGLRGLASDSIPDPTAAGRPETSQRNFRLRINPSNQESAPSGLFSTGSAVRRSSVPSSHRSSRLLPIDHSLDFRLPGVDSATSHSQPVVVPVPALPQNLPSFRWNEGSSSRTASASSSMNFPDREEARSRNITGNIWEHPMFIPATDLRSSVRNPAGRGVTGGTPSIPGNNIASASRTGSGSGAHPASAPTWVSQTTPSSRNSRRLAELVRRSLFPASADSGGQSSTHSLLPSGPPGSSEEAMHSSGISSQGHHRSYPRSASWVERHGDNVLGVPYPLRTLAANGEGRGRLLVSEQIRNVLDLMRRGESLRFEDVMILDQSVFFGVADVHDRHRDMRLDVDNMSYEELLALEERIGNVSTGLSEETVLNRLKQRKYSVAVGTEVEAEPCCVCQEEYKNGEDVGTLNCGHDFHTGCIKQWLMLKNWCPICKTSGLAS, from the exons ATGCAAGGGCGGAGGAGTCTCATCGATTCTTTACCAGAAATCTTGGACTTCGACCATGGATCTTCATCGGGCAATGCCATTATAGATCAGCAAATTTGCTGGAATAACATGCAAAATCCTGCAGAAAATCAATTACCAGAATTTATGCTATCACCTAGTCGCGTTAATAATGCATACATTAGTCCTGTTGATCAAGAGCGACATAATTTGAGCGGCTGGAGTTTGGGTGAACCAAGTTCAAGTGGAGCTCAGAATGACGCAAGTCGTGAAGTGCAGAAATGTGAACACGGGCGGTCTTCTTCTGCGAGTACTAGTGCTATAGCTGGCTCAAGGTTAGAAGGAAGGCGATACGAACCAACCAATATTCTCTCATTGGACAGTATTAATATGGACCCTCAATTTATGCAGAGTTCCAATGCAGTTCCACATAATCTCAACTTGAATGCAGGTTTTGTGGCTCGTGGCAGTGATAATGGTCCAGTCATGGAAAGCTCAAACATGTACAAGTCTGGCAGAACACAAAATGAATGGAATTCTTCTGCTAGTGGTTCGGCTACTTTCTTGCATCCTTCTGGTAGTGGTGGATACATTGCAGAAGAGAATGATAGCAGGCCGGGTACTTCACTGGATGGTCGCCGCCAATCTTGCAAGAGAAAGGCGATTGAGGGACATATTGGACAATCCTCAGCCAGTGAAAATTCAAGTTTCTTTCAGGGCTCAGAGAGTAATGCGTGGGGAGGTGCTCCATCCCGTTATGATGCAGGTAGAAGTTTAAGTATCTCTGCTCCATCTGAGCAGGTGAACCCCAGGCTTGGACTAGGTCTGAGAGGATTAGCTTCTGATAGCATTCCTGACCCAACAGCAGCAGGACGGCCAGAAACATCGCAAAGAAATTTCCGTTTGAGAATAAATCCTTCAAATCAAGAATCTGCTCCCTCTGGTTTATTTTCCACAGGGAGTGCTGTAAGGCGTTCTAGTGTACCATCTTCTCACCGCTCGTCAAGACTTCTTCCTATTGACCATTCTCTAGATTTTAGGTTACCGGGTGTAGATAGTGCAACTTCTCATAGTCAGCCTGTTGTTGTTCCTGTTCCAGCTTTGCCTCAAAATTTGCCATCATTTAGATGGAACGAAGGCTCTAGCTCTAGAACTGCCAGTGCTTCAAGTTCTATGAATTTTCCTGACAGAGAGGAAGCCAGATCAAGAAACATAACAGGAAACATATGGGAACATCCTATGTTTATACCAGCCACTGACTTGAGAAGTTCAGTTAGAAACCCGGCAGGTAGAGGTGTTACTGGTGGAACTCCAAGTATTCCTGGAAATAATATTGCTTCTGCATCTCGGACTGGCTCAGGTTCGGGTGCCCATCCTGCTTCTGCTCCAACTTGGGTTTCTCAAACAACTCCTTCTTCAAGAAATTCTAGGAGATTAGCCGAATTGGTTCGTCGATCACTTTTTCCTGCAAGCGCAGATTCTGGAGGCCAAAGCAGTACACATTCTCTACTGCCTTCAGGCCCTCCTGGTTCCTCTGAAGAAGCAATGCATTCTTCTGGAATTAGTAGTCAAGGGCATCATCGATCATATCCAAGATCAGCATCGTGGGTCGAGCGACATGGTGATAATGTGCTTGGCGTTCCCTATCCATTGCGAACTTTGGCCGCAAACGGTGAAGGAAGAGGCAGGCTTCTTGTATCTGAG CAGATTCGCAATGTCTTGGATCTCATGCGGAGGGGCGAGAGCTTGCGTTTTGAG GATGTCATGATTCTTGACCAATCTGTATTTTTTGGAGTTGCTGATGTGCATGATAGGCATAGGGATATGCGGCTAGATGTTGATAACATGTCATACGAG GAGTTGTTAGCATTGGAGGAGCGTATTGGAAATGTTAGTACCGGATTGAGTGAAGAAACTGTATTGAATCGACTAAAACAGCGGAAGTATTCTGTTGCAGTAGGAACTGAAGTGGAAGCGGAACCTTGCTGCGTTTGTCAG GAGGAATATAAAAACGGAGAAGATGTCGGTACGCTGAATTGCGGGCATGATTTTCATACCGGCTGTATCAAACAGTGGTTGATGCTTAAGAATTGGTGCCCCATTTGTAAAACATCGGGGCTTGCTTCCTAA
- the LOC126678516 gene encoding transcription factor SPATULA-like: MADLYGASPSAPPESEEISSFLLQLLHNPSTSSSSKFMHHSLASPPPPSQQPAENSSAAELFFGRSSAAGGGSSSFNYSDQGGYFVKESGANVFSSRRRGVSVENDLGDLSGDSEKGVAEEAEAPVETVPSKGSSKRSRAAEVHNLSEKRRRSRINEKMKALQNLIPNSNKTDKASMLDEAIEYLKQLQLQVQMLTMRNGLSLHPMCLPGVLQPMQLPLAGMSFDEGGGLLNANAEENSAQTTLNIPNRCTESNQPIGLPSATGIISSETPFGFEPLVQAHYEPFNLCTSSKDICRDGTSNAPLDTNQAAQTTSSGVS, translated from the exons ATGGCGGATCTGTACGGAGCTTCTCCATCTGCACCTCCAGAATCTGAAGAAATCTCCTCCTTCCTTCTCCAACTCCTCCATAATCCttcaacttcttcttcttctaaatTTATGCACCACTCTCTCGCTTCTCCTCCTCCTCCGTCGCAGCAGCCGGCTGAGAATTCATCCGCCGCTGAATTGTTTTTCGGCCGTTCTTCCGCCGCCGGCGGTGGAAGCTCGTCCTTTAATTACTCCGATCAAGGCGGTTATTTTGTTAAAGAGAGCGGTGCAAATGTTTTCTCTTCGAGAAGGAGAGGTGTTTCGGTGGAAAATGATCTAGGTGACTTAAGCGGCGATAGCGAG aaagGTGTTGCTGAAGAGGCAGAAGCGCCGGTTGAAACGGTGCCGTCCAAAGGCTCATCAAAGAGGAGCAGAGCGGCGGAGGTTCATAATTTATCGGAAAAG AGGAGAAGGAGTAGGATTAATGAAAAAATGAAGGCTTTACAAAACCTTATTCCCAATTCCAATAAG ACTGATAAGGCTTCGATGCTGGATGAGGCGATCGAATACTTAAAGCAGCTTCAGCTTCAAGTACAG ATGTTAACTATGAGAAATGGGTTGAGTTTGCATCCAATGTGCTTACCAGGAGTTCTACAGCCTATGCAACTGCCCCTAGCGGGAATGAGCTTTGATGAAGGAGGCGGATTGCTAAATGCCAATGCAGAAGAAAACTCAGCACAAACCACTCTTAATATTCCTAACAGGTGTACTGAATCAAATCAACCAATTGGGTTGCCTTCAGCAACAGGCATCATCTCTTCAGAAACCCCCTTTGGttttgaacctctggttcaggCTCACTATGAACCCTTCAATCTATGCACTTCTTCGAAG GATATTTGCAGAGATGGCACATCAAATGCACCATTAGATACAAATCAAGCTGCGCAGACCACTTCATCGGGTGTGTCCTAG